In Silene latifolia isolate original U9 population chromosome X, ASM4854445v1, whole genome shotgun sequence, the following proteins share a genomic window:
- the LOC141620742 gene encoding uncharacterized protein LOC141620742, producing the protein MANAAWVAKKMVEDIRANPDIPAKSIQDLLMDRFGLQLKLSTLYRMKDHALKEINGGHDESYKLLPRYCEMVKQTNPNSSAMCAWSVMETPEKPLQFKSLFLSFSAQANGLLAGCRSLIGVDGTHLKGNHGGVLLSAVALDGNNELFPIAVGVVESENKDSWSNFFWHLKQGIEPALDTVWPNAYRR; encoded by the exons ATGGCAAATGCAGCATGGGTTGCAAAGAAAATGGTGGAAGATATTAGGGCAAACCCCGACATCCCAGCCAAGTCTATTCAAGATCTCCTCATGGATAGATTTGGGCTACAATTGAAGCTTTCTACATTATATAGGATGAAGGATCATGCTTTGAAAGAGATTAACGGTGGCCATGATGAAAGTTATAAATTGTTGCCTAGGTATTGTGAGATGGTGAAGCAAACCAACCCTAACAGTTCTGCCATGTGTGCATGGTCAGTTATGGAAACTCCAGAAAAGCCACTTCAATTCAAAAGCCTATTTCTATCATTCAGTGCTCAAGCTAATGGCTTATTGGCAGGCTGTAGAAGTCTGATAGGAGTAGATGGTACACATTTGAAAGGAAATCATGGTGGTGTGCTGCTTTCTGCTGTAGCACTAGATGGGAATAATGAGTTGTTCCCTATAGCCGTGGGTGTAgttgaatcggagaataaagatAGCTGGTCAAACTTTTTTTGGCACTTGAAGCAA GGTATTGAGCCTGCTCTAGACACTGTATGGCCTAACGCTTATAGaaggtga